The following coding sequences are from one Arthrobacter sp. PvP023 window:
- a CDS encoding alpha/beta hydrolase, protein MKRHKYQYGDDPSQWGELFLPDAPGTRGVVVVIHGGYWRSQYGAELGEPLARDLAMHGMPAWNLEYRRAGNGGGWPHTFEDVLAGIDKLRDVAAMHGLGLERVVALGHSAGGHLAVWAAGRSRLGQLGAPDADRQLQRKNDDGAVHLTGVVSQAGLLNLADAEKLNLSNGAVSNLLGGSSAKYPKRHKFVDPMSALPLGVPVYAVHGSDDDDVPASQSLSYASAAKAAGAPVQLLNVPGDHFSLIDPKTPAYRKCRDLVQELLG, encoded by the coding sequence GTGAAGCGGCACAAGTACCAATACGGCGACGACCCCAGCCAATGGGGTGAACTCTTCCTGCCGGACGCCCCTGGAACCCGGGGCGTGGTGGTGGTCATCCACGGCGGGTACTGGCGCTCGCAGTACGGCGCCGAGTTGGGCGAACCGCTGGCCAGGGACCTCGCCATGCACGGGATGCCGGCCTGGAACCTGGAGTACCGGCGCGCCGGCAACGGCGGCGGCTGGCCGCACACCTTCGAGGACGTGCTGGCGGGCATCGACAAGCTCCGGGACGTTGCCGCGATGCACGGGCTGGGCCTCGAAAGAGTGGTGGCGCTGGGCCACTCGGCCGGCGGGCACCTTGCAGTCTGGGCGGCCGGCCGTTCCCGCCTGGGGCAGCTAGGCGCGCCGGACGCTGACCGCCAGTTGCAGCGGAAGAACGACGACGGCGCGGTGCACCTTACCGGGGTGGTCAGCCAGGCCGGGCTCCTGAACCTGGCCGACGCCGAAAAGCTGAACCTCAGCAACGGCGCGGTCAGCAACCTGCTGGGCGGTTCGTCAGCGAAGTACCCGAAACGGCACAAGTTTGTGGACCCCATGAGCGCGCTCCCGCTGGGTGTCCCCGTTTACGCGGTCCACGGGAGCGACGATGACGATGTGCCCGCAAGCCAGTCCCTGTCCTACGCCAGCGCGGCCAAGGCCGCGGGTGCGCCGGTTCAGCTGCTCAACGTGCCCGGCGACCACTTCTCGCTGATTGACCCCAAGACGCCGGCCTACCGGAAGTGCCGGGACCTAGTGCAGGAACTCCTCGGCTGA
- a CDS encoding GTP pyrophosphokinase family protein, with translation MATNWDRLDAGLRESVQENVELYERVRPALKLVTREVLLTLRSMLKDTEVTPLFVTGRTKTVESFKEKISRTEKPLEPGGPPVLKFPDPFRTLNDMVGVRVITKLPAENAVVANLIKRQRQLFDCRGDREKDIGSIESGTYGYSSRHLILRTIQNEAVKDYQKVFNPDLQPNGSYFFECQIRTVFAHAWSEIEHDIRFKAEDPRAWTPHFDRQFTATAAMLETVETAFADLHERYEEVRGYWDTDGEGGAQLTPNRIRDVWRTLLPHVDRKVDDDWGWAAELMAAHGLNQTVQLAELLSANRITEVRKALDHRYSPGPDRLLDDLLLWQYGTKHIDLTAEAPDAVPHPRRDSLLRRLKQIERYRQTKL, from the coding sequence ATGGCTACCAACTGGGACCGCCTGGACGCAGGCCTGCGCGAATCCGTGCAGGAAAACGTGGAGCTCTACGAACGGGTCCGCCCTGCCCTGAAGCTGGTCACCCGGGAAGTCCTGCTCACGCTGCGCAGCATGCTCAAGGACACCGAGGTGACGCCCCTGTTCGTCACCGGCCGCACCAAAACGGTGGAGTCCTTCAAGGAGAAGATTTCCCGCACGGAGAAGCCACTGGAACCGGGCGGCCCGCCCGTGCTGAAGTTCCCCGATCCGTTCCGGACCCTGAACGACATGGTGGGCGTCCGGGTCATCACCAAGCTACCGGCGGAGAACGCGGTGGTGGCAAACCTGATCAAACGCCAGCGCCAGCTCTTTGACTGCCGCGGCGACCGCGAGAAGGACATCGGCTCCATCGAGTCCGGCACCTACGGCTACTCCAGCCGCCACCTGATCCTGCGGACCATCCAGAACGAAGCCGTCAAGGACTACCAGAAGGTGTTCAACCCGGACCTCCAGCCCAACGGCAGCTACTTTTTCGAATGCCAGATCCGCACCGTCTTTGCCCACGCCTGGAGCGAGATCGAGCACGACATCCGTTTCAAGGCCGAGGACCCCCGCGCCTGGACCCCGCATTTTGACCGCCAGTTCACGGCCACGGCGGCCATGCTGGAAACCGTGGAAACAGCCTTCGCGGACCTGCACGAACGCTACGAAGAAGTCCGCGGCTACTGGGACACGGACGGCGAAGGCGGTGCGCAGCTCACCCCGAACCGGATCCGCGACGTCTGGCGGACACTTCTTCCGCACGTTGACCGTAAAGTGGATGATGACTGGGGCTGGGCAGCCGAACTCATGGCCGCCCACGGCCTCAACCAGACCGTGCAGCTCGCAGAGCTGCTCAGCGCCAACCGGATCACCGAAGTCCGCAAGGCCCTGGACCACAGGTACTCCCCTGGGCCCGACCGGCTGCTGGATGACCTGCTGCTGTGGCAGTACGGCACCAAACACATTGACCTCACCGCGGAGGCGCCCGACGCCGTTCCGCACCCCCGGCGCGACAGCCTCCTGCGGCGGCTGAAACAGATCGAGCGCTACCGCCAGACCAAGCTCTAG
- a CDS encoding SulP family inorganic anion transporter — protein sequence MKPEQLQSVRATLRSPRRLKTEALAGLVVALALIPEAIAFSVIAGVDPRIGLFASFTMAVTISFVGGRPAMISAATGAVALVIAPLMRSHGLDYLIAAVILAGVFQILLALLGVTKLMRFIPRSVMVGFVNALAILVFMAQLPELINVPWLVYPLVAVGLVIVIALPRLTSAIPSPLVAIVALTLFAVFAKIDVPAVRDKGQLPESLPTFFIPNVPLTLETLQILAPFALSMALVGLLESLMTAKLVDDITDTRSNKTRESWGQGVANIVTGFLGGMGGCAVIGQTMINVKGSGARSRVSTFLAGVFLLVLVVTLGDVVGLIPMAALVAVMIFVSAITFDWHSIAPKTLKRMPKSETAVMLITVGTVVATHNLAIGVGVGVLAAMAMFARRVAHFATVERTEIELNGETVATYTVDGELFFASSNDLYTQFEYARDAAPTVDRVIIDLHASHLWDASTIAVLDAVTEKYRRHGREVELIGLNSASTQMRERLAGKLNAGH from the coding sequence ATGAAGCCCGAACAACTCCAGTCCGTCCGGGCTACGCTCCGTTCCCCGCGCCGGCTCAAGACGGAAGCCCTCGCCGGACTGGTGGTGGCGCTGGCCCTCATCCCCGAGGCGATTGCATTCTCCGTCATTGCAGGCGTTGATCCCCGGATCGGGCTGTTCGCGTCCTTCACCATGGCGGTGACCATCTCCTTCGTGGGCGGCCGGCCTGCCATGATCTCCGCGGCCACCGGTGCGGTTGCCCTGGTGATCGCCCCGCTGATGCGGAGCCACGGCCTGGACTACCTGATCGCAGCGGTGATCCTGGCCGGGGTCTTTCAGATCCTCCTGGCACTCCTGGGCGTCACCAAACTCATGCGCTTCATTCCGCGCTCAGTGATGGTGGGGTTCGTCAACGCACTGGCCATCCTCGTGTTCATGGCGCAGCTGCCCGAGCTGATCAACGTGCCGTGGCTCGTCTATCCCCTGGTGGCGGTTGGCTTGGTGATCGTGATTGCCCTGCCGCGGCTCACGTCAGCGATACCCTCCCCGCTCGTGGCGATCGTGGCCCTGACGCTGTTTGCGGTGTTCGCCAAGATCGACGTACCCGCTGTCCGGGACAAAGGCCAGCTTCCGGAAAGCCTGCCCACGTTCTTCATTCCCAACGTGCCGCTAACGCTGGAAACCCTCCAGATCCTCGCCCCCTTCGCGCTCTCCATGGCGCTGGTGGGCCTGCTGGAATCCCTGATGACGGCCAAGCTTGTTGACGACATCACGGACACCCGCTCGAACAAGACCCGCGAGTCCTGGGGCCAGGGCGTGGCGAACATCGTCACCGGCTTCCTGGGCGGCATGGGCGGCTGCGCCGTGATCGGCCAAACCATGATCAACGTCAAAGGGTCCGGTGCCCGGAGCAGGGTCTCTACGTTCCTTGCCGGCGTCTTCCTGCTGGTCCTGGTGGTGACGCTGGGCGATGTTGTGGGGCTGATCCCCATGGCAGCGCTCGTGGCCGTGATGATCTTCGTCTCCGCCATCACGTTCGACTGGCACTCCATCGCCCCGAAGACTCTCAAGCGGATGCCCAAGTCCGAAACAGCGGTCATGCTGATTACGGTGGGCACCGTGGTGGCCACCCACAACCTCGCCATTGGGGTGGGCGTCGGAGTCCTGGCGGCCATGGCCATGTTCGCCCGGCGCGTTGCCCATTTCGCCACGGTCGAACGGACCGAGATCGAGCTCAATGGCGAGACCGTGGCAACGTACACGGTGGACGGAGAGCTCTTCTTCGCCTCCTCCAACGACCTCTACACCCAGTTCGAATACGCCCGCGATGCCGCACCCACGGTGGACCGCGTCATCATCGATCTGCACGCCTCGCACCTGTGGGACGCGTCCACCATCGCCGTGCTGGACGCCGTCACCGAGAAGTATCGGCGGCACGGCAGGGAAGTGGAGCTGATCGGCCTGAACTCCGCAAGCACCCAGATGCGTGAACGGCTCGCCGGGAAGCTCAACGCCGGGCACTGA
- a CDS encoding YegP family protein gives MAGKFELVAAEQGGVRIRLVNGAGNILAVSGIYRDSAAAASGVTEIREHAATAHIADYSGPPAQ, from the coding sequence ATGGCAGGAAAATTCGAACTCGTCGCCGCGGAACAAGGCGGCGTCCGCATCCGGCTCGTCAACGGCGCAGGCAACATCCTGGCCGTCTCAGGAATCTACCGCGACAGCGCTGCGGCCGCTTCCGGCGTCACGGAGATTCGCGAGCACGCGGCCACTGCGCACATCGCCGATTACAGCGGCCCGCCGGCCCAGTAG
- a CDS encoding bile acid:sodium symporter family protein, with protein MLEATKSHEHPKAGTEADAAGLNPALAAEAKIARIAVTVFPLLVVAAGVAGFLLPGAFKPMAPGVPYLLGVIMFCMGLTLTPPDFASVVKRPWAVVLGIVAHYVIMPGAGWLIAVALNLPPELAVGLILVGCAPSGTASNVMAFLAKGDVALSVAVASVSTLIAPIVTPLLVLFLAGSFLQIDAGAMVQDIVKTVLLPVIAGLLARLFLKKLVAKVLPALPWASAVVISLIVAIVVAGSASKIVAAGGIVFLAVVLHNGFGLGLGYLAGKLGRLDDKARRALAFEVGMQNSGLAATLATAHFSPLAALPSAVFSLWHNISGAIVAAWLARRPLSDAPGRDALFHGAAARDA; from the coding sequence ATGCTTGAGGCAACCAAATCCCACGAACACCCCAAGGCCGGCACTGAAGCTGATGCCGCCGGACTGAATCCGGCACTGGCCGCAGAGGCAAAAATCGCGCGAATCGCGGTCACGGTCTTCCCGCTGCTGGTGGTCGCTGCCGGCGTTGCCGGCTTCCTGCTGCCCGGCGCCTTCAAGCCGATGGCCCCAGGCGTCCCGTACCTGCTGGGCGTCATCATGTTCTGCATGGGCCTGACCCTCACCCCGCCGGACTTCGCCTCCGTGGTGAAGCGGCCCTGGGCCGTGGTGCTGGGCATCGTGGCCCACTACGTGATCATGCCGGGTGCCGGATGGCTGATTGCCGTGGCACTCAACCTCCCGCCCGAACTGGCCGTGGGCCTCATTCTGGTGGGCTGCGCACCGTCCGGCACCGCCTCCAACGTGATGGCCTTCCTGGCCAAGGGCGACGTTGCCCTCTCGGTGGCCGTCGCCTCCGTCTCCACACTGATCGCCCCGATCGTCACTCCCCTGCTGGTTCTCTTCCTGGCCGGATCCTTCCTGCAGATCGACGCCGGAGCGATGGTCCAGGACATCGTCAAGACCGTCCTCCTGCCGGTAATTGCAGGCCTGCTGGCACGGCTGTTCCTCAAGAAGCTCGTGGCGAAGGTGCTTCCGGCACTCCCGTGGGCCTCCGCCGTCGTGATTTCCCTGATTGTGGCGATCGTCGTGGCCGGCAGCGCCAGCAAGATTGTGGCCGCAGGCGGCATCGTGTTCCTCGCCGTGGTGCTGCACAACGGCTTTGGCCTGGGCCTTGGATACCTCGCCGGAAAGCTCGGCAGGCTGGATGACAAGGCCCGCCGCGCGCTGGCCTTTGAAGTCGGCATGCAGAACTCCGGGCTGGCCGCCACCTTGGCCACCGCGCACTTCAGTCCGCTGGCCGCACTGCCCTCCGCGGTGTTCTCGCTGTGGCACAACATCTCGGGCGCGATCGTGGCCGCATGGCTGGCCCGGCGCCCGCTGAGCGATGCCCCTGGCCGCGATGCCCTCTTTCACGGCGCAGCCGCCCGGGACGCCTAA
- a CDS encoding TetR/AcrR family transcriptional regulator, protein MTADDANRSTLLPAQAMAGRDDPVDRILATAYELFSRRGIRDVGTNELISRSGVAKATFYRHFPSKDALVLAFLALRDQVWTVDLIVSEARRRGATPEERLLAIFDVFGDWFHRDDFEACTFINVLLEMGPDHPLGKASIGYLTRIRGHIQALAEEAGLNRTEEFARSWHILMKGSIISATEGDFLASKRAQQMAGWLIEHHRN, encoded by the coding sequence ATGACTGCCGACGACGCCAACCGTTCCACCCTGCTGCCCGCCCAGGCAATGGCGGGCCGCGATGACCCCGTGGACCGCATTCTTGCCACCGCTTATGAGCTGTTTTCCCGCCGCGGGATCCGCGATGTAGGGACCAACGAACTCATCAGCCGCTCCGGCGTGGCCAAGGCGACGTTCTACCGGCATTTCCCGTCCAAGGATGCCCTGGTCCTGGCCTTCCTGGCGCTCCGTGACCAGGTCTGGACCGTGGACCTCATCGTCTCCGAAGCCCGGCGCCGCGGCGCCACCCCCGAGGAGCGGCTGCTCGCCATCTTCGACGTGTTCGGCGACTGGTTCCACCGGGACGACTTCGAAGCGTGCACTTTCATCAATGTCCTGCTGGAAATGGGTCCCGACCATCCGCTGGGGAAGGCGAGCATCGGCTACCTCACCAGGATCCGCGGCCACATCCAGGCCTTGGCGGAGGAAGCCGGGCTGAATCGCACCGAAGAATTCGCCCGGTCCTGGCACATCCTGATGAAGGGCTCGATCATCTCGGCCACCGAAGGGGACTTCCTGGCATCAAAGCGGGCCCAGCAGATGGCCGGCTGGCTGATCGAGCACCACCGGAACTGA
- a CDS encoding PAS and ANTAR domain-containing protein — MTARKVPQAHSSLLAAGDCIAGTFRYDAVTGKLDWSEELFHIHGYRRGEIVPTLDLLLSHKHPDDRSRGLEILTRIRNAGGSFFSYDRLIDARLREHRILTTGEGVLDQAGRLSHIDAFVIDLTKMLQRETEQFARAAVTAASASRSTIEQAKGILMGALRIGSEEAFKLLVAHSQHSNIKLARTAADLVALANNAKDPALLDRFVKALHRGPAGRRPGTIGVHGPEGRRQQRSM; from the coding sequence GTGACCGCGCGGAAGGTCCCGCAGGCGCACTCCAGTCTCCTTGCTGCCGGGGACTGCATCGCCGGGACGTTCCGGTATGACGCGGTGACCGGCAAGCTCGACTGGTCCGAGGAGCTCTTCCACATTCACGGATATCGCCGCGGCGAGATCGTGCCCACCTTGGACCTGCTGCTCTCGCACAAGCATCCCGACGACCGAAGCCGCGGCCTGGAGATCTTGACCCGAATCCGGAACGCCGGGGGAAGCTTCTTCAGCTACGACAGGCTCATTGACGCGCGCCTGCGCGAGCACAGGATCCTGACGACGGGCGAGGGCGTGCTTGACCAGGCGGGCAGGCTGAGCCACATTGACGCCTTCGTGATAGACCTCACCAAGATGCTGCAGCGCGAGACGGAGCAGTTCGCCAGGGCCGCCGTTACAGCGGCCAGCGCGAGCCGCAGCACCATAGAGCAGGCCAAAGGCATCCTGATGGGGGCCCTGCGCATCGGATCGGAGGAGGCGTTCAAGCTGCTCGTCGCCCACAGCCAGCACAGCAACATCAAGCTGGCCAGGACCGCAGCCGACCTCGTGGCCCTGGCCAACAACGCCAAGGACCCCGCACTGCTGGACCGTTTCGTGAAGGCACTCCACCGCGGACCTGCCGGACGCCGGCCCGGAACAATCGGCGTCCACGGACCTGAGGGGAGGCGTCAACAGCGCTCCATGTAA
- a CDS encoding DUF1508 domain-containing protein, giving the protein MAGMFELFADSDTSFRFQLTAPDGTVMALSRPFPDKRAAVAGIAAVREYAGMGFVTEVPAPKPGRVSAAARAVRGRAAVRKGQILLRWRQSLRRPAAVADFPAW; this is encoded by the coding sequence ATGGCAGGAATGTTCGAACTATTCGCCGACTCAGACACTTCCTTCAGATTTCAACTGACAGCACCCGACGGCACGGTCATGGCGCTCTCGAGGCCGTTCCCCGACAAGAGGGCCGCAGTAGCCGGGATCGCCGCGGTGCGCGAGTACGCAGGCATGGGCTTTGTCACTGAAGTCCCGGCGCCGAAGCCGGGCCGGGTGTCCGCCGCAGCCCGCGCCGTTCGGGGGCGGGCGGCGGTCCGGAAAGGCCAGATTCTTCTCCGCTGGCGGCAATCGCTCAGGCGCCCGGCCGCCGTCGCCGATTTCCCTGCGTGGTGA